In the genome of Danio rerio strain Tuebingen ecotype United States chromosome 23, GRCz12tu, whole genome shotgun sequence, one region contains:
- the rps12 gene encoding small ribosomal subunit protein eS12 yields MAEEGIAAGGVMDVNTALPEVLKTALIHDGLARGIREAAKALDKRQAHLCVLAANCDEPMYVKLVEALCAEHQINLIKVDDNKKLGEWVGLCKIDREGKPRKVVGCSCVVIKDYGKESQAKDVIEEYFKSKK; encoded by the exons ATGGCCGAGGAAGG CATCGCTGCCGGAGGTGTGATGGATGTCAACACCGCTCTGCCTGAAGTGCTGAAGACCGCACTCATCCACGACGGTCTGGCCCGCGGTATCCGTGAGGCCGCCAAGGCCCTCGACAA GCGCCAGGCTCATCTTTGCGTCCTCGCTGCAAACTGTGACGAGCCCATGTACGTCAAGCTGGTGGAGGCTCTCTGTGCCGAGCATCAGATCAACCTCATCAAG GTTGATGACAATAAGAAGCTCGGGGAATGGGTTGGTCTGTGTAAGATCGACAGAGAGGGCAAACCCCGCAAGGTGGTGGGCTGCAGCTGTGTAGTCATCAAG GACTACGGCAAAGAGTCCCAGGCTAAGGACGTCATTGAAGAGTACTTCAAATCCAAGAAATAA
- the zgc:153284 gene encoding uncharacterized protein LOC751696 isoform 2 (isoform 2 is encoded by transcript variant 2), translating into MSITVYYSSVSGSREVKQHQGEILGFLDSKKIKYFTVDISTSNDAKEQMRKKVGNPSAMPPQVFNGDKYCGDYQKFFDAVEEGKPEAFFKL; encoded by the exons ATGTCTATCACGGTGTATTACAGCAGCGTCAGTGGCTCTAGAGAG GTAAAGCAACATCAGGGTGAGATTTTGGGGTTTTTGGATTCCAAAAAGATCAAATACTTTACCGTAGACATCTCCACAAGCAATGACGCAAAGGAGCAGATGAGGAAGAAAGTAGGAAACCCCTCAGCAATGCCTCCTCAGGTGTTTAATGGAGACAAGTACTGTGGG GACTATCAGAAGTTTTTTGATGCAGTGGAGGAGGGGAAACCAGAAGCTTTCTTCAAACTCTGA
- the zgc:153284 gene encoding uncharacterized protein LOC751696 isoform 1 (isoform 1 is encoded by transcript variant 1), with translation MLGTESLHQLDVHGLVTVCSEDAKMSLAPARQTNHYQPSNLLNQVKQHQGEILGFLDSKKIKYFTVDISTSNDAKEQMRKKVGNPSAMPPQVFNGDKYCGDYQKFFDAVEEGKPEAFFKL, from the exons ATGCTCGGCACAGAGAGCCTCCACCAGCTTGACGTACATGGGCTCGTCACAGTTTGCAGCGAGGACGCAAAGATGAGCCTGGCGCCTGCAAGACAGACAAACCATTATCAGCCTTCAAACCTCCTCAATCAG GTAAAGCAACATCAGGGTGAGATTTTGGGGTTTTTGGATTCCAAAAAGATCAAATACTTTACCGTAGACATCTCCACAAGCAATGACGCAAAGGAGCAGATGAGGAAGAAAGTAGGAAACCCCTCAGCAATGCCTCCTCAGGTGTTTAATGGAGACAAGTACTGTGGG GACTATCAGAAGTTTTTTGATGCAGTGGAGGAGGGGAAACCAGAAGCTTTCTTCAAACTCTGA